One genomic window of Plasmodium coatneyi strain Hackeri chromosome 12, complete sequence includes the following:
- a CDS encoding TBC domain containing protein — translation MKLEEEKDERKNDQTEKKNISQRMKKLCSILNSAIIDINELKNILWGGISDEMAFDVRAKCWKLALGYLPLNREDTDKVLKKKRDEYENLKKEYYYNKSKLSEEELKILRQIKVDIPRTKSCYNIFNNKKIQQLSEQVLFIYSVRHPASGYVQGINDLVTPFLVVFLRPIVLKKEINSDDIDRISDDELRNVESDLYFCLSKLLEQIQDNYTFGQPGIQRAIIKVKEIVKRIDNSLFNHIYENNIDFIQFSFRWVNCLLLREFPINISVRLLDTYISDIGDIFTDFHPYICAVFLVHWSKYLKEMDFQQMLLFMQRFPTHNWKIQDIESILSEAFVLKNAFQSSPKHFS, via the exons atgaaattagaggaagaaaaggatgaaaggaaaaatgatcaaacggaaaaaaaaaacatttcgcagaggatgaagaaattgTGTTCTATCCTGAACAGTGCTATTATCGACATAA ATGAACTGAAGAACATCCTATGGGGGGGAATATCCGATGAGATGGCCTTCGACGTGCGGGCGAAGTGCTGGAAGTTGGCCCTGGGGTACCTTCCCTTAAATAGAGAAGACACAGATaaagtattaaaaaaaaaaagagatgaatacgaaaatttaaagaaagaatattatTACAATAAGAGTAAATTGTCAGAAGAAGAGCTGAAGATTTTACGTCAAATAAAGGTAGACATACCAAGAACAAAATCCTGttacaacatttttaacaataaaaaaattcagcagCTGAGCGAACAagtgttgttcatatattctGTTCGCCATCCAGCGTCTGGATACGTTCAAGGAATTAACGACCTAGTGACTCCATTTTTAGTCGTTTTTTTAAGACCGatagttttaaaaaaagaaataaattcgGACGATATAGACAGGATATCTGACGATGAATTGAGGAACGTTGAATCggatttatatttttgtctttccaAACTGCTGGAACAGATACAGGATAATTATACTTTTGGACAACCGGGCATTCAAAGAGCAATAATCAAAGTTAAAGAAATTGTAAAACGAATTGATAATTCTCTGTTCAATCACATTTACGAAAATAATATCGACTTCATTCAGTTCTCCTTCCGATGGGTGAACTGTCTTTTGTTAAGGGAATTTCCCATAAATATATCTGTCCGATTGTTGGACACGTATATAAGTGACATAGGTGATATTTTTACCGACTTTCACCCCTACATTTGTGCCGTTTTTTTAGTTCACTGGTCTAAGTATTTGAAAGAAATGGATTTCCAGCAGATGCTCCTTTTCATGCAGCGCTTTCCCACGCACAATTGGAAGATTCAGGATATTGAGTCCATTTTGTCCGAGGCCTTCGTTTTGAAAAACGCCTTCCAGTCTTCGCCCAAGCATTTTTCCTAG